DNA from SAR324 cluster bacterium:
CTGGGTCAGTTTAGGCGAAAGCCAGGAAAGAATTTACCAGACTTTGAACGAACGACACGGAAGTAGTCATAATTCCGGATATGTTTAAGCTGTGATCGCCATAGTTTCGGATTTTATTTAATTTTCAATCTGTTAAGCAGGATGTTTATGCCACAATCTCCTAGAAGATCCTTGTTGTTTGTACCGGGTGCTGAACCGCGCCGCATTGAAAAATCCATGGATGCAGGGGCCGATATGATTATTTTTGATCTGGAAGATTCAGTGTCTCCAGAAAAAAAAGACATGGCCCGAAAACTTGTCATTGAAGCACTTCATCAAAATTTCGGTCAAACCGAGTTGGCGGTCAGAATCAATGCGGCAGGAACACCTTTTCATGAAGAAGATATCGCACTCATGGTTCAGGCCGGTTGCAAAACCCTGATGATTCCAAAATCGCATTCAATTGAATCACTGGAAAAAATTTCGCAATTGATCAGCCATTTTGAACAAAATGAGGCCACGACACGATTTTTAGCCTTGATTGAAACACCCCTGGGGGTTCTCAATGTGTCGCAACTCTGCATGTCCAGTAAGCGGATTGATGTTTTGTGTTTTGGTCATGCGGATTTTTGTATGGAAATGGGACTAACTCACATGGATGCCTCCTCAGGTGTCGTGTTTCATGCCAGATGCCAGATTGCGCTGACAGCAAAAGCCTATCAAAAAACAGCCATTGATAATGTTTGTCTGGCGGTCAAGGATGAGAGTGCCTTCAGAAAGGATGTGGAAATCGGGATGAACCTCGGTTATGAGGGAAAACTTTGCATACACCCGAGCCAGGTCAAAATCGCAAATGAAGTGTTCACACCGACTGCCGAACAGATTGAGTATGCTCAACAGGTGTTGGCAGGTTGGCAGGATGCGCAAGCCCATGGTGCAGGCGTGTTCAGTCTGAATAATAAAATGATTGATGCGCCTGTTGTTGCCGCTCAGGAACGTATTCTTGACCGCGCTAAACAATCAGGCTTGTTATAAAATTCGCAGGAGACTTATGACAAAACGAATTGAAATCAGTGGACCTTATTTTGAGGATTTTAACCTTGGTGAAGAGCTGGAAGACGCGCCATCCGTCACCATCACCAGTGGTCACGCGGCTTTTCATCAGGCCTTGTTTGGTGACAGACTTCGACTTGCGCTGGATTCCACCCTGAGCAAAGCTGTTACGGGCAAGGATGCGCCGTTGGTGAATCCAGGACTTTTGTGCAATGTGGCAATAGGCCAGACCACGTGGGCCTCCCAGCATGTAAAAGCCAACCTGTTTTATCGTGGGTTGGTGATCAAAAATCCCGTTTTTGTAGGAGACACGCTGCACACAACCACAAAAGTGGTGGGCTTGAAACAAAACAAGGTCAAACCGGGAAGAGCACCCACTGGAATGGTCGCCCTGGAAATGCTGGTGAGAAATCAGCACGGACAGGAAGTGATGAAATTCTGGCGTTGTCCCATGATTCCATGCAGAAATGCTGATACAAACACCGGATATGATGATTCTTTTGATTCCATTCCCTCTGAACTGAATATGGAAGAAGTAAAATCTGCCATCCCGGAAAACTGGAATCTGGCTCATTATCGTCAAACAATTCCGGGAACGCATTTCAATGAACTGGAAACCGACACTGTGTATGTCATTCATTCAAGGGATACGATCACCAGCGCACCAGAACTGGTACGACTCACCCTCAACATGGCGACAACGCATACAGACGCAACCACCAGTGCTTATGGCAAACGGCTGGTTTATGGCGGACACACCATCACCATGGCAGGGGCTCAAACGGTGAGAGCTATCAAAAATCTCATGACCTTTGTGGCCTGGCGAAAATGTGATCATACAGCACCTGTGTTCGAACAGGATATTTTAAGAACCGAAGTGAGTGTGATTCAAAAATATGCATTATCACAGGGCGGTTTGGTTGATTTTCATGTGGATGTATTTGCTGAACGGGGCGACCAGTCCCCGGAACCAGGAAAGGATATCAAGGTTTTGGACTGGGATGTAATTGGACTTATGGCTTAGGAGACAGGATGACACAAGGAATTCTTGAAGGAATGAGAGTGATTGAAGGTTCAGCGTTTGTCGCCGCACCACTCGGCGGTATGACACTGGCTCAACTTGGCGCAGATGTGATCCGGTTTGATCCCATCGGTGGGGGGTTGGATTATCAGCGCTGGCCAGTCACAAAAAATGGAAAAAGTTTGTTTTGGGCTGGGATGAACAAAGGCAAACGATCCATCGCCGTCGATTTTAAATCAGAGCGAGGAAAAGAACTTTTAACAGAATTAATATGTGCGCCCGGAGAAAATAATGGTTTGTTTCTGACCAATTTTCCCAACCGGGGCTGGATGTCCTATGAATCGCTGAAGCAACATCGGGAAGATCTGATCATGGTCAATATCATGGGCGATCGCCATGGTGGTTCCGCGGTAGATTATACTGTAAACCCTACTGTGGGTTTTCCTTTGGCGACGGGGCCGGACACATCTCAGGGACCAATCAATCATCTTCTTCCCGCCTGGGATAAAATCACCGGACAAATGGCACTGGTTGGATTGTTATCCGCTGAACGTTACCGCTCAAGAACCGGAAAAGGCCAACTGGTCAAACTGCCGTTGGCCGATGTCGCACTGGCCACGATCGGTAATCTTGGTAAAATTGCGGAAGTCCAGGTCAACAAAGTCAATCGTCCCAAATATGGCAATTACCTGTATGGTGCTTTTGGCAGGGATTTCAAAACATTGCATGGCCGATGGATCATGATTGTCGCGCTGACAGACCGGCAATGGAAAGGCCTGTGCAAAGCTACCGGTTTGACAAAAATGTTTGACCGACTTGAAGAAGAATTGGGGTTGGATTTCAACAAGGAAGGTGACAGATTCAAAGCTCGTGAAGAACTGGCCGAAATTATAGCTCCATGGGTGAGGCATCGGGCAATTGATGAGATCAAGGAAATATTTGACTCGAATGGTGTTTGCTGGAGTACCTATCAAAAATTCAAGGAACTCGTCGAAGAAGATCCTGAGTGTTCTGAAGAAAATCCAATGTTTCAAATGGTTGATCAACCGGGAATCGGGTCGTATCTGATGCCCTCTTCTCCTCTTGATTTTCAGGAGTCAGGTCGCCTGGCACCGAAAAGAGCCCCTGAACTTGGTGAGCATACTGATGAAATTCTGGCTGATATTCTTGGTCTATCTTCGACCGAAATTGGTCTTCTCCATGACCAGAAAATTGTTGCAGGTTCAGGTGTTTGAGTGGTGCCTGAACGGCCAAAAAATAACTTTTTAATAACACTAAAAAAAAACTTGCATTCCAAAACGTGCTCGGCTATTAATGCCGCTTCTTCAATGGGCGCTTAGCTCAGCTGGGAGAGCGGCGGCCTTACAAGCCGTAGGTCGTAGGTTCGATCCCTACAGCGCCCACCAGAGAAATTTCCCAATGTTGGGGTGGTAGTTAAGTTGGTTATAACGCTGGCCTGTCACGCCGGAGGCCGCGGGTTCGAGTCCCGTCCACCCCGCCATCAGGAATCATCAAGGCTGGAAGGTTGTTCAGCACCCCCTGAAATTTCCTCTGAAAAATTCATCCCCATCAGTATCCCCAACATTTAGACTACTTTTGTATCCTGAAACATCATTTAGGATAAACTCATTTTCTAATATGTGGGATAAATACGTCCTATCAAAATCTTGCTTATGTCACTTGACTTCTTATACAAGCAAGCATGTCTGCATCCAAATTTCCCAAATAATAGTTTCCCAATCCTGATTTTATTGTATGAGTGAATCTATTCCATCCCAATCAGAAAATACTTTGATTGCAGGTGGTCGTCAGGATCCATTACTTCCCCCTCTACTCAAGAACATCAATCAGGCCATTGAGCTTGAATTCTCAGTTGCGTTTATCCTCCAAAGTGGAATTGAGCTCATCCGGGAACATCTCGAAGATTTTCTCAATCGACAGGGAAAAGCCAGAATTT
Protein-coding regions in this window:
- a CDS encoding acyl dehydratase, coding for MTKRIEISGPYFEDFNLGEELEDAPSVTITSGHAAFHQALFGDRLRLALDSTLSKAVTGKDAPLVNPGLLCNVAIGQTTWASQHVKANLFYRGLVIKNPVFVGDTLHTTTKVVGLKQNKVKPGRAPTGMVALEMLVRNQHGQEVMKFWRCPMIPCRNADTNTGYDDSFDSIPSELNMEEVKSAIPENWNLAHYRQTIPGTHFNELETDTVYVIHSRDTITSAPELVRLTLNMATTHTDATTSAYGKRLVYGGHTITMAGAQTVRAIKNLMTFVAWRKCDHTAPVFEQDILRTEVSVIQKYALSQGGLVDFHVDVFAERGDQSPEPGKDIKVLDWDVIGLMA
- a CDS encoding CoA transferase, which produces MTQGILEGMRVIEGSAFVAAPLGGMTLAQLGADVIRFDPIGGGLDYQRWPVTKNGKSLFWAGMNKGKRSIAVDFKSERGKELLTELICAPGENNGLFLTNFPNRGWMSYESLKQHREDLIMVNIMGDRHGGSAVDYTVNPTVGFPLATGPDTSQGPINHLLPAWDKITGQMALVGLLSAERYRSRTGKGQLVKLPLADVALATIGNLGKIAEVQVNKVNRPKYGNYLYGAFGRDFKTLHGRWIMIVALTDRQWKGLCKATGLTKMFDRLEEELGLDFNKEGDRFKAREELAEIIAPWVRHRAIDEIKEIFDSNGVCWSTYQKFKELVEEDPECSEENPMFQMVDQPGIGSYLMPSSPLDFQESGRLAPKRAPELGEHTDEILADILGLSSTEIGLLHDQKIVAGSGV
- a CDS encoding CoA ester lyase; its protein translation is MPQSPRRSLLFVPGAEPRRIEKSMDAGADMIIFDLEDSVSPEKKDMARKLVIEALHQNFGQTELAVRINAAGTPFHEEDIALMVQAGCKTLMIPKSHSIESLEKISQLISHFEQNEATTRFLALIETPLGVLNVSQLCMSSKRIDVLCFGHADFCMEMGLTHMDASSGVVFHARCQIALTAKAYQKTAIDNVCLAVKDESAFRKDVEIGMNLGYEGKLCIHPSQVKIANEVFTPTAEQIEYAQQVLAGWQDAQAHGAGVFSLNNKMIDAPVVAAQERILDRAKQSGLL